In the genome of Solibacillus silvestris, one region contains:
- a CDS encoding heptaprenyl diphosphate synthase produces MNATSITQSVQTLKSNILQHVHHRALLQNVGQPTLQEEQLFFIQLPFLNGALMNDEHQISAVTVGIVHASLTEHEKVKEVEATSKEQQLLVLSGDYYSGRYYQLLAQSGNIFLIQKLSEGIVNRCEHQIRVYEAQKRSFEQWIESLMVIESELIAQYYDVYGFASYAELMKRTLTYIRLKKELDLLKKGQPCFLYKAFVADSIMMDSIIEALQDHLYDMERQLREDLTNIDLKDELKHSIEQYITF; encoded by the coding sequence ATGAATGCAACATCTATTACACAATCGGTTCAGACGCTAAAATCTAATATTCTTCAGCATGTTCATCATAGAGCATTACTTCAAAACGTTGGACAACCGACTTTACAAGAAGAACAGCTGTTTTTCATCCAGCTTCCTTTTTTAAATGGTGCTCTTATGAACGATGAACATCAAATAAGCGCAGTTACAGTTGGGATTGTACATGCTTCACTGACAGAGCACGAAAAAGTGAAGGAAGTGGAAGCGACGAGCAAAGAACAGCAGCTGCTTGTTCTTTCCGGTGATTATTATAGTGGTCGGTATTATCAGTTACTCGCACAATCAGGGAATATTTTCTTAATCCAAAAGCTGTCGGAAGGAATCGTAAATCGTTGTGAGCACCAAATACGTGTTTATGAAGCGCAAAAACGGTCATTTGAACAGTGGATTGAAAGTTTGATGGTGATTGAAAGCGAATTGATTGCCCAATATTATGATGTATATGGTTTCGCATCTTATGCAGAATTGATGAAACGAACGTTAACATATATTCGTTTGAAAAAAGAGCTGGATTTATTGAAAAAAGGACAGCCATGTTTTTTATATAAGGCGTTTGTAGCTGATTCAATTATGATGGACTCTATTATTGAAGCCTTACAGGATCATTTATATGACATGGAGCGACAATTGAGAGAAGACTTGACGAATATCGATTTAAAAGATGAATTAAAACATTCCATTGAGCAATACATCACTTTTTAG
- a CDS encoding bifunctional demethylmenaquinone methyltransferase/2-methoxy-6-polyprenyl-1,4-benzoquinol methylase yields the protein MAKSKEQHVHEVFENISESYDKMNSVISFQMHVGWREDTMKRMAVKKGSKCLDVCCGTADWTIALSKAVGEEGVVKGLDFSENMLKVGKQKTENIPNIELIHGNAMELPFEDNTFDYVTIGFGLRNVPDYMQVLREMNRVVKPGGMVVCLETSQSEIPVYRQLFRFYFNHIMPLFGKIFAKSYKEYSWLQKSANDFPGMKKLAQMFREAGYENVTYKPYSGGAAAMHMGFKKK from the coding sequence ATGGCGAAATCGAAAGAACAACATGTTCATGAAGTGTTTGAAAACATTTCAGAGAGCTACGATAAAATGAACTCGGTCATTAGCTTCCAAATGCATGTTGGATGGCGTGAAGATACGATGAAACGTATGGCAGTAAAAAAAGGTTCGAAATGTCTTGATGTTTGCTGCGGTACAGCTGATTGGACAATTGCTTTATCGAAAGCAGTCGGTGAAGAAGGGGTAGTAAAAGGGCTGGATTTCAGTGAGAATATGCTGAAGGTCGGCAAGCAGAAAACCGAGAATATCCCGAATATCGAGCTGATTCACGGAAATGCAATGGAACTACCATTTGAAGATAATACATTTGATTATGTGACGATTGGTTTTGGCTTACGAAATGTACCGGACTATATGCAAGTATTGCGTGAAATGAATCGGGTCGTTAAACCAGGCGGAATGGTCGTATGTCTGGAAACTTCTCAATCCGAAATTCCGGTATACCGCCAACTTTTCCGTTTTTACTTTAATCATATTATGCCACTGTTCGGAAAGATTTTTGCGAAAAGCTATAAAGAATATTCATGGCTGCAAAAGTCTGCGAATGATTTTCCAGGCATGAAAAAATTAGCGCAAATGTTCCGGGAAGCCGGTTATGAAAATGTCACATATAAACCATATAGCGGTGGGGCAGCAGCTATGCACATGGGTTTTAAGAAGAAATAA
- a CDS encoding heptaprenyl diphosphate synthase yields MEKMKIKMLYADIKSDIEVIENELEQALNSSSHLLNDASVHLLQAGGKRIRPVFTLLSAKFGDYNIDRMKNIAVPLELIHMGSLVHDDVIDNSDMRRGRETVKAQWNNRVAMYTGNFIFARALQYVTSIENPRAHQILAKTMVELVNGEVIQIEDKFRLDQSLKDYFRRIKRKTALLIESSCELGAVVSGADEKTARHLKRYGYFVGMSFQIVDDILDFTATDKQLGKPAGSDLMNGNVTLPILLMKDDPQLAPYLTKVAVAGLTEEERQNMLALVRNSEAIKEATHISNLYLKKALKEIEALPKHPMKKKLRDIALFMGKRKS; encoded by the coding sequence GTGGAAAAGATGAAAATCAAAATGCTATATGCCGATATTAAATCAGATATAGAAGTCATCGAAAACGAATTGGAACAAGCGTTGAATTCATCTTCACACTTATTGAATGATGCCTCAGTCCATTTACTGCAAGCTGGTGGAAAACGTATTCGACCAGTATTTACGTTACTAAGTGCCAAGTTTGGTGACTATAATATTGACCGAATGAAAAACATTGCCGTTCCCCTGGAATTGATTCATATGGGTTCATTGGTGCATGATGATGTCATTGACAATTCAGATATGCGCCGTGGCCGGGAGACAGTGAAAGCACAGTGGAACAACCGTGTGGCGATGTATACAGGAAATTTTATATTTGCACGTGCATTACAATATGTAACAAGCATTGAAAATCCAAGAGCCCATCAAATATTAGCTAAAACAATGGTTGAGCTAGTAAATGGTGAAGTCATTCAAATTGAGGATAAGTTTCGTTTAGATCAAAGCTTGAAAGATTACTTCCGACGTATTAAACGTAAAACTGCTTTATTGATTGAATCAAGTTGTGAGCTTGGGGCAGTCGTAAGTGGTGCCGATGAAAAAACAGCAAGGCATTTAAAACGTTACGGTTATTTTGTAGGAATGAGCTTTCAAATAGTAGATGATATATTAGATTTTACAGCGACAGACAAGCAGCTCGGGAAACCGGCTGGCAGTGATTTAATGAACGGGAATGTCACATTGCCGATATTGTTGATGAAAGATGATCCACAGCTTGCCCCTTATTTGACGAAAGTGGCAGTAGCTGGATTAACAGAAGAAGAGCGCCAAAATATGCTGGCCCTTGTCCGGAATTCGGAAGCGATAAAAGAAGCAACCCATATTAGTAATTTGTATTTAAAAAAGGCTTTAAAAGAAATCGAGGCATTGCCGAAGCACCCAATGAAGAAAAAACTGCGTGATATTGCGCTGTTTATGGGGAAGAGAAAATCTTAG
- a CDS encoding nucleoside-diphosphate kinase (catalyzes the formation of nucleoside triphosphate from ATP and nucleoside diphosphate), with amino-acid sequence MAIEKTFLMVKPDGVERQVIGDIVDRFERRGFVMRGAKLMVPTRDLAEKHYAEHAERPFFGELVDFITSGPVFGMVWEGENVIQLSRIMMGATKPEESAPGTIRGDYAVTLSHNVIHGSDSLASAEREIGLWFPEGIAE; translated from the coding sequence ATGGCAATCGAAAAAACTTTTTTAATGGTTAAACCAGATGGCGTAGAACGTCAAGTAATCGGAGATATCGTTGACCGTTTTGAGCGTCGCGGTTTCGTAATGCGCGGAGCAAAATTAATGGTACCAACTCGTGATTTAGCTGAAAAACACTATGCAGAGCACGCTGAGCGTCCTTTCTTCGGTGAATTAGTAGACTTCATCACTTCTGGCCCAGTATTCGGTATGGTTTGGGAAGGCGAAAACGTTATCCAATTATCTCGTATCATGATGGGTGCTACAAAGCCAGAAGAATCAGCTCCTGGTACAATCCGCGGTGACTACGCTGTAACTTTATCACACAACGTAATCCACGGTTCTGACTCTTTAGCTTCTGCTGAACGTGAAATCGGTTTATGGTTCCCAGAAGGAATCGCTGAATAA
- a CDS encoding chemotaxis protein CheR: MSDYVQFIDGIKRKTGIDLALYKEAQMKRRLTSLYEKKGYRDFVDFYNALIKDRELMNEFLDRMTINVSEFYRNGKRWEILQNKIFPLLLQSNKRLKIWSAACSTGEEPYSLAMVLSHHLPLSQVNILATDLDENVIQKAKLGLYPERSLAEVPKPVQSKYFTQEGPFYKVKDEIKRTVNFKKHNLLNDPYESNFDLIVCRNVMIYFTEEAKDQIYANFSKALRPGGILFVGSTEQIFNPAKYDFEVEDTFFYRKK; encoded by the coding sequence ATGTCAGATTATGTACAATTTATTGATGGCATTAAGCGCAAAACGGGCATTGATTTAGCCCTTTATAAAGAAGCGCAAATGAAACGTCGGTTAACATCATTATATGAAAAAAAGGGATATCGGGACTTTGTTGATTTTTATAATGCATTGATAAAAGACCGTGAACTGATGAATGAATTTTTGGATCGTATGACAATAAACGTTTCAGAGTTTTACCGGAACGGAAAACGGTGGGAAATATTACAAAATAAAATTTTCCCTTTACTGCTGCAATCTAACAAACGTCTGAAAATATGGAGCGCTGCTTGTTCAACGGGAGAAGAGCCGTATAGTTTGGCGATGGTGTTGTCCCACCACTTACCGTTATCCCAAGTGAATATACTGGCAACAGATTTGGATGAAAATGTTATCCAAAAAGCGAAGTTGGGCCTTTACCCGGAACGGTCTCTTGCAGAAGTGCCAAAACCTGTTCAGTCAAAGTATTTTACCCAAGAAGGTCCGTTTTACAAAGTGAAAGATGAGATTAAGCGTACGGTTAATTTTAAGAAACATAATTTACTAAATGATCCTTATGAATCGAATTTTGATTTGATTGTTTGCCGGAATGTAATGATTTATTTCACTGAAGAAGCGAAAGATCAGATCTATGCAAACTTCAGTAAAGCATTGCGTCCAGGTGGCATTTTATTTGTAGGGTCAACAGAGCAGATATTTAATCCTGCAAAATATGATTTTGAAGTTGAAGATACATTTTTTTACCGTAAAAAATAA
- a CDS encoding chorismate synthase (catalyzes the formation of chorismate from 5-O-(1-carboxyvinyl)-3-phosphoshikimate in aromatic amino acid biosynthesis) — MRYLTAGESHGPQLTTIIEGLPSLLPVTAEKINYDLKRRQGGHGRGRRMQIETDTVEIVSGVRHGQTLGSPVALVVTNDDWKHWTKIMGAAELPEDIDPSEIKRQISRPRPGHADLVGGMKYGHRDLRNVLERSSARETTVRVAVGSVAKALLNELGISIVSHVTEIVGIKADSSLLEGKTADEIRAIIENDPCYCIDPEASAKMVTAIDEAKKAGDSIGGVVEVIVEGLPAGIGSYVHYDRKLDAKLASAMLSINAFKGVEFGIGFEMARKKGSEVHDEILWDEEKGYTRATNRLGGLEGGMTTGMPIVVRGVMKPIPTLYKPLQSVDIETKEPFKASVERSDSCAVPAASIVAEHVIAWEIANAIVEQFHSDQLPQLKAQLDEMRQYTKEY; from the coding sequence ATGCGTTATTTAACAGCAGGTGAGTCACACGGACCACAATTAACAACAATTATCGAGGGGTTGCCTTCATTACTTCCAGTAACAGCAGAAAAAATAAATTATGATTTAAAACGTCGTCAAGGTGGTCACGGTCGTGGTCGTCGCATGCAAATTGAGACAGATACAGTGGAAATTGTATCAGGAGTCCGTCACGGGCAAACATTAGGCTCACCAGTCGCATTAGTCGTAACAAATGATGACTGGAAACACTGGACAAAAATTATGGGTGCGGCCGAGTTGCCGGAAGATATCGATCCATCTGAAATTAAACGTCAAATTTCACGTCCACGTCCAGGTCACGCTGATCTAGTCGGAGGAATGAAATACGGTCACCGTGATCTACGGAATGTACTGGAGCGTTCAAGTGCACGTGAAACGACAGTACGTGTTGCAGTTGGTTCTGTGGCGAAAGCGTTGTTAAACGAGCTTGGGATTTCGATTGTTTCTCATGTTACGGAAATTGTAGGTATTAAAGCAGACAGCAGTCTATTAGAAGGAAAAACAGCAGATGAAATCCGTGCAATTATTGAAAATGACCCATGTTACTGTATCGATCCGGAAGCTTCGGCAAAAATGGTTACAGCTATTGATGAAGCGAAGAAGGCTGGGGATTCAATCGGCGGTGTTGTAGAAGTCATTGTAGAAGGCTTACCTGCTGGAATCGGTTCTTATGTACATTATGATCGTAAGTTGGATGCAAAGCTGGCATCAGCAATGCTGAGTATTAATGCATTTAAAGGTGTCGAGTTTGGGATCGGTTTTGAAATGGCACGCAAAAAAGGATCGGAAGTACACGATGAAATTTTATGGGATGAAGAAAAAGGCTATACGCGAGCAACAAATCGTTTAGGTGGTTTGGAAGGTGGAATGACGACAGGAATGCCGATTGTCGTACGTGGTGTGATGAAGCCAATTCCAACATTATATAAACCGTTGCAAAGTGTGGACATTGAAACGAAAGAGCCGTTTAAAGCAAGTGTCGAGCGTTCTGACAGCTGTGCAGTACCTGCAGCATCAATCGTTGCGGAACATGTTATTGCCTGGGAAATCGCAAATGCAATTGTTGAGCAGTTCCATAGTGACCAATTACCACAATTAAAGGCGCAGTTGGATGAAATGCGTCAGTACACGAAGGAGTATTAA
- a CDS encoding 3-dehydroquinate synthase: protein MEIPVKTPSNSYAVTIGKGILREALTAQHDLFTKADKIIVLTDENVWTAQQSYFEANFPYIFEVHVMPAGEKCKSFENYNEVQTYLLKQKCTRKSLIIAFGGGAVGDLAGFVAATYMRGIPFIQVPTTILAHDSAVGGKTAINHELGKNMIGAFYQPEAVIFDITFLHSLSEKEVRSGMAEVIKHALISDAQWVEELLEGDHVTELPEDLLANYLAHGIQVKATIVEQDETEQSVRKYLNLGHTYGHAIEAAAGYGRVAHGEAIMIGLIFSLLLSEKFGKVNHQFTKRFLHFAMENGYPFEAVQEFTFEQLTEYLLKDKKADYGQLQFVLLETIGQPFVQKVELEQCREIDRQLRALLAEV from the coding sequence ATGGAGATTCCGGTAAAAACTCCTTCAAACTCATATGCTGTAACGATTGGGAAAGGGATATTACGTGAAGCTTTAACAGCACAACATGACTTGTTTACTAAAGCAGATAAAATCATCGTATTGACAGACGAAAATGTTTGGACAGCACAGCAAAGCTATTTTGAAGCGAATTTCCCTTATATATTCGAAGTACATGTCATGCCTGCAGGGGAAAAGTGTAAAAGCTTTGAAAACTACAATGAGGTCCAAACATATTTACTTAAGCAAAAGTGTACTAGAAAATCACTCATTATTGCGTTCGGCGGTGGTGCAGTCGGTGATTTGGCCGGTTTTGTTGCAGCCACTTATATGCGGGGTATTCCGTTTATCCAAGTGCCGACAACAATTTTGGCGCATGATTCAGCTGTTGGCGGAAAGACAGCCATCAATCATGAATTAGGGAAAAATATGATCGGTGCATTTTACCAGCCGGAAGCCGTAATTTTCGATATAACATTCTTACATAGCCTATCCGAAAAAGAAGTGCGCTCAGGGATGGCAGAAGTAATTAAGCATGCTCTGATTTCCGATGCACAATGGGTAGAAGAGCTGCTGGAAGGTGATCATGTTACGGAACTTCCGGAAGATCTATTGGCGAATTATTTGGCGCATGGTATTCAAGTGAAAGCGACTATTGTTGAGCAGGATGAAACAGAACAGTCTGTCAGAAAGTATCTTAACTTAGGCCATACTTACGGACATGCAATTGAGGCAGCTGCAGGCTATGGACGTGTCGCCCATGGAGAAGCTATCATGATCGGCCTTATTTTTTCACTTTTATTAAGTGAGAAATTCGGAAAAGTAAATCATCAATTTACAAAGCGCTTTTTACATTTTGCTATGGAAAATGGCTATCCGTTTGAAGCTGTTCAGGAATTTACATTTGAACAACTGACTGAATATTTACTGAAAGATAAAAAAGCAGACTACGGTCAATTGCAGTTCGTACTGCTTGAAACGATCGGACAGCCATTTGTCCAAAAAGTTGAACTTGAACAATGCAGAGAAATTGATCGTCAACTAAGAGCATTATTAGCGGAGGTGTAG
- a CDS encoding chorismate mutase produces the protein MIRGIRGAITIVEDKAEYVWGETARLVKEVAKQNKIEPEDIASVTISTTPDIHSAFPAKSVRTMPGWQYVPIMCMHEMDVPGALPLCIRVLLHVNTDTPQKEIHHVYLEDAVKLRPDLVK, from the coding sequence ATGATTCGTGGAATTCGCGGCGCAATTACGATTGTTGAAGATAAAGCCGAGTATGTATGGGGAGAAACGGCAAGACTTGTGAAAGAAGTTGCGAAACAAAATAAGATTGAACCGGAAGATATTGCCTCTGTGACAATTTCTACAACACCGGATATTCATTCTGCCTTTCCTGCCAAATCGGTACGGACGATGCCAGGATGGCAGTATGTGCCGATTATGTGTATGCATGAAATGGATGTGCCGGGTGCATTGCCATTATGTATTCGAGTATTACTACATGTAAATACGGATACGCCGCAAAAAGAAATCCATCATGTATATTTAGAAGATGCGGTAAAGTTAAGACCAGATTTAGTGAAATAA
- a CDS encoding histidinol-phosphate transaminase (catalyzes the formation of L-histidinol phosphate from imidazole-acetol phosphate and glutamate in histidine biosynthesis) translates to MKWKQQLFGMKAYQPGKPIEEVKKLFGLDEVVKLASNENPFGSSPKVKQFLQKDESNHAIYPDGYAQSLRTSLANFYGVAENELILGNGSDDLIAIITRALLYPGVNTVMADLSFSQYWHNAEIEGAEVRKVPLKNGVHDLEAMLEAIDEKTSVVWVCNPNNPTGTIVSDDTLSAFLAKVPKDVFVVLDEAYVEYINDASYKDTLHYFRDYPNLILLRTFSKAYGLASFRVGYGIAQADIIAKLDPVRAPFNNTILSQQVAQIALQDQEYIASCREANEIGKKQFVEFCKQHGLNYFPSQTNFVMFEVKAPSNVVFEEMMKRGFIIRSGAALGLEGYIRVTIGTEAQNARFLQLLGEVLNEQGVLA, encoded by the coding sequence ATGAAGTGGAAACAACAGTTATTTGGAATGAAAGCTTACCAACCGGGTAAACCAATCGAGGAAGTAAAGAAGCTTTTCGGTTTAGATGAAGTCGTGAAGCTTGCTTCAAATGAAAATCCCTTTGGCAGCTCACCAAAAGTAAAACAATTTTTACAAAAAGATGAGTCCAATCATGCAATTTATCCAGATGGCTATGCACAAAGCTTACGTACATCGTTGGCGAATTTTTATGGTGTTGCAGAAAATGAACTTATTTTAGGGAATGGATCAGATGACTTAATCGCAATCATTACCCGGGCATTACTTTATCCGGGTGTGAATACAGTCATGGCAGACCTGTCATTTTCTCAATACTGGCATAATGCTGAGATTGAAGGAGCAGAAGTGCGTAAAGTACCATTGAAAAACGGTGTCCATGATTTAGAAGCAATGCTAGAAGCAATTGATGAGAAAACATCAGTTGTTTGGGTATGTAATCCGAACAATCCGACAGGTACAATCGTATCGGATGACACATTAAGTGCCTTCTTGGCAAAAGTGCCTAAGGATGTTTTTGTAGTATTGGATGAAGCATATGTGGAATACATTAACGATGCCTCTTATAAAGATACATTGCATTATTTCCGTGACTACCCGAACTTAATTTTACTGCGCACATTCTCAAAAGCGTATGGATTGGCATCTTTCCGTGTCGGTTACGGGATTGCGCAGGCTGATATTATTGCGAAGCTTGATCCTGTGCGTGCGCCGTTCAACAATACGATCCTAAGTCAGCAAGTTGCGCAAATCGCTCTTCAGGACCAGGAATACATTGCCAGCTGCCGTGAAGCAAATGAAATCGGCAAAAAGCAGTTTGTAGAGTTCTGCAAGCAGCACGGATTAAATTATTTCCCTTCTCAAACAAACTTTGTGATGTTTGAAGTGAAGGCTCCAAGTAATGTAGTTTTTGAAGAAATGATGAAGCGCGGATTTATTATCCGAAGCGGTGCGGCACTAGGATTGGAAGGGTATATTCGGGTGACAATCGGTACGGAAGCCCAAAATGCGAGATTTTTACAATTGCTTGGAGAAGTCTTAAATGAGCAAGGAGTACTTGCATGA
- a CDS encoding prephenate dehydrogenase — translation MTRNVFVIGLGLIGGSVAMALQKAPHTKVFGYDAHEQTRQLADTLQVVHEVVKNPAEFAKEADVIIFGTPVNITLDFMDQLKSWELKRNVIITDTGSTKAKIMEKALELRQMGITFIGGHPMAGSHKSGITAAKPYLLENAYYMLTPHEGEELEKLAALDDLLKFTLGKMVVVDAKVHDHMTAVVSHFPHIIAASLVHQLNSEKKTYPMTSSLAAGGFRDITRIASSNPALWRDITMQNKQELVDQLDNWLTEMQRVRNLLAEGDAKAIENYFSEARDVRDSLPVANGALYMPYDLYVDIPDYPGVISEVTGLLAENNISITNIRIVETRVDVFGILVISFQTNEDRERAAQCIEHKAKFDTYIS, via the coding sequence ATGACACGAAATGTCTTCGTAATCGGACTAGGGTTAATTGGTGGATCTGTAGCGATGGCTCTGCAGAAGGCACCACATACAAAAGTGTTCGGCTATGATGCTCATGAACAAACGCGACAATTAGCAGACACATTACAGGTCGTTCATGAAGTAGTTAAAAATCCTGCAGAGTTTGCAAAAGAAGCAGACGTAATTATATTCGGTACACCGGTAAATATCACACTCGATTTTATGGACCAGTTAAAGTCATGGGAATTAAAACGCAATGTTATTATTACAGATACAGGCAGTACGAAAGCAAAAATAATGGAAAAAGCATTAGAGCTGAGACAAATGGGCATTACATTTATCGGGGGGCACCCAATGGCAGGTTCCCATAAAAGCGGTATTACAGCAGCGAAGCCGTATTTACTGGAAAATGCCTACTATATGCTGACTCCTCATGAAGGAGAAGAACTTGAAAAGCTTGCGGCACTGGACGACCTGCTAAAATTTACGCTCGGTAAAATGGTCGTTGTCGATGCAAAGGTACATGATCATATGACGGCTGTTGTCAGCCATTTCCCTCATATTATCGCAGCATCTTTAGTACATCAGCTAAATAGTGAAAAAAAGACGTATCCGATGACCTCTTCGTTAGCTGCCGGGGGTTTCCGTGATATTACACGTATTGCTTCCTCGAACCCTGCTTTATGGCGTGACATTACAATGCAAAACAAGCAGGAACTAGTCGATCAGCTTGATAATTGGCTTACAGAAATGCAGCGGGTACGCAATTTATTAGCTGAAGGTGATGCGAAAGCAATCGAAAATTACTTCAGTGAAGCGCGTGATGTCCGGGACAGCTTGCCGGTTGCAAACGGTGCCTTATATATGCCGTATGATTTATATGTCGATATCCCGGATTATCCAGGGGTCATTTCAGAAGTGACAGGCTTATTGGCAGAAAATAATATTAGTATTACAAATATTCGTATCGTTGAAACACGTGTCGATGTTTTCGGTATTTTAGTCATTAGTTTCCAGACAAACGAAGACCGGGAACGTGCTGCACAATGCATTGAGCACAAGGCGAAGTTCGATACTTATATTTCTTAA
- a CDS encoding 3-phosphoshikimate 1-carboxyvinyltransferase (catalyzes the formation of 5-O-(1-carboxyvinyl)-3-phosphoshikimate from phosphoenolpyruvate and 3-phosphoshikimate in tryptophan biosynthesis) has protein sequence MSTTLQYSQPSLRGDITVPGDKSVSHRSVMFGSIAEGKTTVSGFLLGEDCLRTIDCFQKLRVDIEVNGTDVTINSPGIDGWTEPKEVLYTGNSGTTTRLMLGLLSGTKLHTIMTGDASIGKRPMRRVADPLRLMGAQIAGRDNGQYTPLAIQGGPLKAIDYKMPVASAQVKSAILLAGIRAEGTTVVREEEISRDHTERMLRQFGATVTVEDGVVSLQGGQTLTGTHVNVPGDISSAAFFLVAGAIAKNSRIVLKNVGINETRDGILEVLQKMGAKMSVAIDDENAAEPTATITIETSDLKGTTVEGAIIPRLIDEIPIIALLATQAAGKTIIKDAEELKVKETNRIDAVVNELKKLGANIEATDDGMVIEGPTPLHGGSLRTYGDHRIGMMGAIAALIADGEVELDDADCIAVSYPTFFDHINNILK, from the coding sequence ATGAGTACAACATTACAATACAGTCAACCGTCATTACGGGGAGATATTACAGTACCAGGTGATAAATCTGTCTCGCATCGGTCGGTTATGTTCGGCTCCATTGCAGAAGGAAAAACGACTGTCAGCGGCTTCTTATTAGGAGAAGATTGTCTGCGTACAATTGACTGCTTCCAAAAGCTTAGGGTAGACATTGAAGTGAACGGGACAGATGTAACGATAAACAGTCCAGGAATCGACGGTTGGACAGAACCGAAAGAAGTGCTTTACACAGGAAATTCCGGTACGACAACGCGTTTAATGTTAGGCCTGTTATCCGGCACGAAATTACATACGATCATGACAGGTGACGCATCGATTGGTAAGCGTCCAATGCGCCGTGTTGCAGATCCATTGCGCTTAATGGGTGCGCAAATAGCCGGACGCGACAATGGTCAGTATACGCCACTTGCCATTCAGGGTGGACCGTTAAAAGCAATTGACTACAAAATGCCTGTTGCAAGTGCCCAAGTGAAATCAGCTATTTTACTTGCCGGTATCCGTGCAGAAGGTACAACGGTTGTTCGTGAGGAAGAGATTTCACGTGACCATACAGAACGTATGCTGCGACAGTTCGGTGCAACAGTAACAGTTGAAGATGGTGTCGTGTCACTGCAGGGCGGCCAAACACTGACGGGGACACATGTAAATGTGCCAGGCGATATTTCCTCGGCTGCTTTTTTCCTTGTTGCTGGTGCAATCGCGAAAAATAGCCGAATTGTTCTAAAAAATGTGGGGATCAATGAGACTCGTGATGGCATTTTGGAAGTGCTTCAAAAGATGGGTGCGAAAATGTCGGTTGCTATCGATGACGAGAATGCGGCAGAACCAACTGCCACAATCACAATAGAAACTTCCGATCTGAAAGGAACGACAGTGGAAGGGGCTATTATTCCACGCTTAATCGATGAAATTCCAATTATTGCGCTGCTTGCCACACAAGCAGCCGGTAAAACGATTATTAAAGACGCGGAAGAACTTAAAGTGAAAGAAACAAACCGTATTGATGCCGTTGTCAATGAGTTAAAGAAGCTGGGAGCAAATATTGAAGCAACAGATGACGGTATGGTAATCGAAGGCCCAACACCTTTACATGGCGGAAGTTTAAGAACATATGGTGATCATCGAATTGGCATGATGGGTGCAATCGCTGCCCTTATTGCGGACGGAGAAGTGGAATTGGATGATGCGGACTGTATCGCTGTTTCCTACCCAACTTTTTTTGATCATATCAATAATATTTTAAAATAA
- a CDS encoding menaquinol-cytochrome C reductase, protein MSRNRVTRRQFLTYTITGVGGFMAAGMLMPMVRFAIDPILQSKEDGDFVQTSKKIAEITEVPVKVDFSYEQTDGWYKSEVADAAWVYKEGDEIIAISPVCKHLGCTVNWEGNPEHANQFFCACHAGRYEKTGVNVKGTPPLGPLDMYEVSENDGFLMLGKKIANTHSK, encoded by the coding sequence ATGAGTAGGAATCGAGTTACAAGACGTCAATTTTTAACTTATACAATTACTGGTGTAGGTGGATTTATGGCGGCAGGAATGTTAATGCCAATGGTACGTTTTGCTATTGACCCAATTCTTCAGTCAAAAGAAGATGGAGATTTTGTACAAACAAGCAAAAAAATTGCCGAAATTACAGAAGTTCCAGTTAAAGTGGACTTCTCGTATGAACAGACGGATGGTTGGTACAAATCAGAAGTAGCAGATGCTGCTTGGGTTTACAAAGAAGGTGACGAAATCATCGCAATCTCACCTGTATGTAAGCATTTAGGGTGTACTGTAAACTGGGAAGGTAATCCAGAACACGCAAATCAGTTCTTCTGTGCATGTCATGCGGGACGTTATGAAAAAACAGGTGTAAACGTCAAAGGTACACCACCTCTTGGACCACTGGATATGTATGAAGTGTCAGAAAATGATGGTTTCTTAATGCTTGGGAAAAAAATCGCTAACACACACAGTAAATAA